A genome region from Triticum aestivum cultivar Chinese Spring chromosome 2B, IWGSC CS RefSeq v2.1, whole genome shotgun sequence includes the following:
- the LOC123047082 gene encoding alpha-N-acetylglucosaminidase isoform X1, giving the protein MPPPPPAPRLPLLLALLIACAASGVGCSGPRFAQLDRLRELHQRERRPAAEQADAARGLLARLLPSHPASFEFRVISTAQCGGKACFIINNHPSFDGEGTPKILILGATGVEISAGLHWYLKNYCAAHISWAKTGGAQLSSVPYPGSLPRVPAGGILIQRPVDWSYYQNAVTSSYSFAWWDWERWEKEIDWMALQGINLPLAFTGQETIWQKVFQRYNISKSDLDDFFGGPAFLSWSRMANMHGWGGPLPQTWLDDQLTLQKKILSRMYAFGMSPVLPAFSGNIPAALKLKFPSAKVTHLGNWFTVDSNPRWCCTYLLDASDPLYVEIGKLFIEEQIREYGRTSHVYNCDTFDENTPPLSDPNYISSLGAATFRAMQSGDDDAIWLMQGWLFTYDPFWEPPQMKALLHSVPVGRMIVLDLYAEVKPVWINSDQFYGVPYIWCMLHNFAADFEMYGVLDAVASGPIDARLSENSTMVGVGMSMEGIEQNPIVYDLMSEMGFHHRQVDLQVWIETYPTRRYGKSVVGLQDAWRILHQTLYNCTDGKNDKNRDVIVAFPDVEPFVIQTPGLYTRTSKNYSTMSSENSVVKDASNDAYDQPHIWYDTIAVIHALELFLEYGDEVSDSSTFRYDLVDLTRQALAKYANQIFLKIIQGYKSNNINQVTTLCERFLNLVKDLDVLLASHEGFLLGPWLESAKGLARSKEQEIQYEWNARTQITMWFDNTETKASLLRDYANKYWSGLLRDYYGPRAAIYFKHLISSLKKNEPFALEEWRREWIGLTNNWQSDRKVFATTATGDALNISRSLYIKYLRNADSLGLDGMDSFGKPASL; this is encoded by the exons atgCCGCCGCCCCCTCCCGCTCCCCGGCTCCCCCTCCTGCTCGCGCTATTGATCGCGTGCGCCGCGTCGGGGGTCGGCTGCTCGGGCCCGCGGTTCGCGCAGCTCGACCGCCTCCGCGAGCTCCACCAGCGGGAGCGCCGGCCTGCCGCCGAGCAGGCGGACGCCGCGCGCgggctcctcgcgcgcctcctcccctcccaccccGCCAGCTTCGAGTTCCGGGTCATCTCCACG GCGCAATGTGGCGGAAAGGCGTGTTTCATCATCAACAACCATCCATCGTTTGATGGAGAAGGAACTCCCAAGATACT GATACTTGGAGCAACTGGGGTAGAAATTTCTGCTGGTCTTCATTGGTATTTAAAAAATTATTGTGCGGCACATATATCATGGGCTAAAACTGGTGGTGCACAATTATCATCTGTTCCATATCCTGGCTCACTACCTCGTGTTCCTGCTGGTGGCATTTTGATTCAAAGACCTGTTGACTGGAGCTACTACCAGAATGCAGTTACATCCAGTT ATTCTTTTGCTTGGTGGGATTGGGAGCGCTGGGAGAAGGAGATTGATTGGATGGCTCTTCAAGGAATCAATTTGCCTCTAGCTTTCACTGGGCAAGAGACTATATGGCAGAAGGTTTTTCAG AGGTACAACATTAGTAAATCTGATTTGGATGATTTCTTTGGTGGGCCGGCCTTTCTTTCATGGTCTCGGATGGCCAATATGCATGG ATGGGGTGGGCCTCTTCCTCAGACTTGGCTTGATGATCAATTAACTCTTCAGAAGAAAATTCTTTCTAGGATGTATGCATTTGGCATGTCCCCAG TTCTTCCAGCCTTTTCTGGTAACATCCCTGCTGCACTGAAGTTAAAATTTCCCTCAGCTAAAGTCACCCACCTTGGAAACTG GTTCACAGTTGACAGCAACCCACGGTGGTGTTGCACATATCTTCTTGATGCATCCGATCCCTTATATGTAGAAATCGGGAAGTTGTTTATAGAAGAACAAATCAGAG AATATGGTAGGACAAGTCATGTATACAACTG TGATACTTTTGATGAGAACACCCCTCCATTGAGTGATCCAAACTATATTTCTTCCTTGGGTGCTGCGACATTCAGGGCAATGCAaagtggtgatgatgatgctatttgGTTAATGCAA GGTTGGTTGTTTACTTACGATCCTTTCTGGGAACCCCCACAAATGAAG GCACTACTGCATTCTGTTCCAGTTGGCCGAATGATTGTTCTCGATCTGTATGCTGAAGTGAAACCAGTATGGATCAATTCTGATCAGTTCTATGGTGTCCCCTACATCTG GTGCATGCTTCATAATTTTGCTGCGGATTTTGAAATGTATGGTGTCTTGGATGCTGTTGCTTCTGGGCCTATTGATGCTCGACTAAGTGAAAACTCCACAATG GTTGGAGTTGGCATGTCTATGGAAGGTATCGAGCAAAATCCTATTGTTTACGACCTTATGTCAGAAATGGGTTTTCATCACAGACAAGTGGATCTTCAG GTATGGATTGAGACATATCCAACAAGAAGATACGGGAAATCAGTTGTTGGATTGCAAGATGCTTGGCGAATTTTGCACCAAACTTTATATAACTGTACAGATGGTAAAAAT GACAAAAACCGGGATGTGATAGTGGCGTTCCCAGATGTTGAGCCTTTTGTTATTCAAACACCAGGATTGTATACGAGAACTAGCAAAAATTATTCTACAATGTCATCAGAGAATTCTGTCGTGAAGGATGCATCCAATGATGCATATGATCAACCACATATATGGTATGATACCATTGCTGTTATACATGCCCTAGAGCTTTTCCTTGAATATGGAGATGAGGTATCTGACAGTAGCACCTTCAG ATATGACCTCGTGGATTTGACTCGTCAGGCTCTGGCCAAATACGCGAACCAAATCTTCCTAAAGATAATCCAAGGCTACAAATCAAACAACATAAACCAAGTGACCACCCTGTGTGAGCGCTTTCTAAACCTTGTTAAGGATCTTGACGTGCTGCTAGCCTCTCATGAGGGATTTCTGCTTGGGCCCTGGTTGGAAAGTGCAAAGGGCCTTGCACGAAGCAAAGAACAAGAGATACAG TACGAATGGAATGCTAGAACCCAGATTACGATGTGGTTTGACAACACTGAAACAAAAGCAAGCCTGTTGCGTGATTACG CAAACAAGTACTGGAGCGGCCTGCTGCGGGACTACTACGGGCCAAGGGCCGCCATCTACTTCAAGCACCTGATATCAAGCTTGAAGAAGAACGAACCTTTTGCGCTGGAAGAATGGAGGAGGGAGTGGATTGGCCTCACCAACAACTGGCAGAGCGACAGGAAGGTCTTCGCGACCACAGCCACCGGAGACGCCCTAAACATCTCCCGGTCGCTGTACATAAAGTACCTGCGCAATGCCGATTCACTTGGGCTAGATGGTATGGACTCGTTCGGAAAGCCTGCAAGCTTGTAA
- the LOC123039528 gene encoding putative serine/threonine-protein kinase-like protein CCR3, with the protein MAATTVAGLATVAQLALYVHGLVTKITTAADTARQNKLECQNLARRVSVIGDLLVQLQDPGVAQPLAGLGDTLQEAHDLVVACQKWSVRRKFLYADDQAERFREVNRRIDSHLILIPLLSHISIARRLDQVVPPNPTSVLLPAAPPTMVAASAMASTYVPVEFASAEIAFLTGNFGHVLTEDGSATVYKGRLHDGQEVAVKSLKNHGPQRHEQEGAFVAELETICHLRHDHIVPLVGWCAEDDDRMFVYQYQHTSNGTLRDHLMQGGSRGSASASPVTSSWKACVQALLGVSMAVDHLHRVAEPRIIHRNVSSSSILMDESWAARVSGFGAAVLQEPTTGGQLVGEVAGTFGYIDPEYRRTRRVGTASDVYSFGVVMLEVLTGRPPSWEEGKDPKTLAGFAAPLIEGGSLGSVLDWRPSPVPTPGQMEALNLVAYTAARCLWSQPQDRPAMSNVVTNLEAALGLIDNSEPKRHYY; encoded by the exons ATGGCGGCCACCACGGTGGCGGGTTTGGCGACGGTGGCCCAGCTGGCTTTGTATGTCCACGGGCTTGTCACGAAGATTACCACGGCGGCGGACACGGCCCGGCAGAACAAGCTGGAGTGCCAGAACCTGGCGCGCCGCGTATCCGTGATCGGCGACCTGCTGGTGCAGCTGCAGGACCCGGGGGTGGCGCAACCGCTGGCCGGGCTGGGCGACACGCTCCAGGAGGCGCACGATCTCGTCGTTGCTTGCCAGAAATGGAGCGTGCGCCGGAAGTTCTTGTACGCCGACGACCAGGCAGAGAGGTTCAGGGAAGTCAACCGCAGGATCGACTCCCACCTCATCCTTATCCCCTTGCTCAGCCACATCTCCATTGCCCGCCGCCTCGACCAGGTCGTTCCTCCGAATCCTACCAGCGTTCTTCTACCGGCGGCACCACCAACAATGGTTGCTGCATCTGCTATGGC CTCAACGTATGTACCCGTGGAGTTCGCGTCGGCGGAGATCGCGTTCTTGACCGGAAACTTCGGCCATGTGCTCACCGAGGACGGCTCCGCGACGGTGTACAAAGGTCGTCTTCACGACGGCCAGGAGGTGGCCGTCAAGAGCCTGAAGAATCACGGGCCGCAACGCCACGAACAAGAGGGCGCGTTCGTGGCGGAGCTCGAGACCATCTGCCACCTCCGTCACGACCACATcgtgccccttgtgggctggtgcgcgGAGGACGACGACCGCATGTTCGTCTACCAGTACCAGCACACGAGCAACGGCACGCTCAGGGACCACCTGATGCAGGGCGGAAGCCGCGG CTCCGCCTCTGCGTCGCCGGTGACGTCGTCGTGGAAGGCGTGTGTCCAGGCGCTGCTGGGTGTGTCAATGGCCGTCGACCACCTGCACCGCGTCGCCGAGCCACGGATCATCCACCGCAACGTCAGCTCGTCCAGCATCCTTATGGACGAGAGCTGGGCGGCCCGCGTGTCCGGCTTCGGTGCGGCGGTTTTGCAAGAGCCGACGACGGGTGGCCAGCTCGTCGGGGAGGTCGCCGGCACGTTCGGGTACATCGACCCGGAGTACCGCCGCACGCGGCGTGTGGGTACGGCgagcgacgtgtacagcttcggcgtgGTCATGCTGGAGGTGCTGACCGGGAGGCCGCCTAGCTGGGAGGAGGGGAAGGACCCGAAGACCTTGGCTGGCTTTGCTGCCCCGCTCATCGAGGGTGGGAGCCTGGGGTCTGTGCTGGACTGGCGCCCGTCGCCGGTGCCGACGCCGGGGCAGATGGAGGCACTGAATCTTGTGGCGTACACGGCAGCACGTTGTTTGTGGTCACAGCCACAGGACCGGCCCGCCATGTCAAACGTGGTGACCAACCTCGAGGCAGCACTCGGGCTCATAGACAACAGTGAGCCTAAGCGACACTATTACTAA
- the LOC123047082 gene encoding alpha-N-acetylglucosaminidase isoform X2 yields the protein MAQCGGKACFIINNHPSFDGEGTPKILILGATGVEISAGLHWYLKNYCAAHISWAKTGGAQLSSVPYPGSLPRVPAGGILIQRPVDWSYYQNAVTSSYSFAWWDWERWEKEIDWMALQGINLPLAFTGQETIWQKVFQRYNISKSDLDDFFGGPAFLSWSRMANMHGWGGPLPQTWLDDQLTLQKKILSRMYAFGMSPVLPAFSGNIPAALKLKFPSAKVTHLGNWFTVDSNPRWCCTYLLDASDPLYVEIGKLFIEEQIREYGRTSHVYNCDTFDENTPPLSDPNYISSLGAATFRAMQSGDDDAIWLMQGWLFTYDPFWEPPQMKALLHSVPVGRMIVLDLYAEVKPVWINSDQFYGVPYIWCMLHNFAADFEMYGVLDAVASGPIDARLSENSTMVGVGMSMEGIEQNPIVYDLMSEMGFHHRQVDLQVWIETYPTRRYGKSVVGLQDAWRILHQTLYNCTDGKNDKNRDVIVAFPDVEPFVIQTPGLYTRTSKNYSTMSSENSVVKDASNDAYDQPHIWYDTIAVIHALELFLEYGDEVSDSSTFRYDLVDLTRQALAKYANQIFLKIIQGYKSNNINQVTTLCERFLNLVKDLDVLLASHEGFLLGPWLESAKGLARSKEQEIQYEWNARTQITMWFDNTETKASLLRDYANKYWSGLLRDYYGPRAAIYFKHLISSLKKNEPFALEEWRREWIGLTNNWQSDRKVFATTATGDALNISRSLYIKYLRNADSLGLDGMDSFGKPASL from the exons ATG GCGCAATGTGGCGGAAAGGCGTGTTTCATCATCAACAACCATCCATCGTTTGATGGAGAAGGAACTCCCAAGATACT GATACTTGGAGCAACTGGGGTAGAAATTTCTGCTGGTCTTCATTGGTATTTAAAAAATTATTGTGCGGCACATATATCATGGGCTAAAACTGGTGGTGCACAATTATCATCTGTTCCATATCCTGGCTCACTACCTCGTGTTCCTGCTGGTGGCATTTTGATTCAAAGACCTGTTGACTGGAGCTACTACCAGAATGCAGTTACATCCAGTT ATTCTTTTGCTTGGTGGGATTGGGAGCGCTGGGAGAAGGAGATTGATTGGATGGCTCTTCAAGGAATCAATTTGCCTCTAGCTTTCACTGGGCAAGAGACTATATGGCAGAAGGTTTTTCAG AGGTACAACATTAGTAAATCTGATTTGGATGATTTCTTTGGTGGGCCGGCCTTTCTTTCATGGTCTCGGATGGCCAATATGCATGG ATGGGGTGGGCCTCTTCCTCAGACTTGGCTTGATGATCAATTAACTCTTCAGAAGAAAATTCTTTCTAGGATGTATGCATTTGGCATGTCCCCAG TTCTTCCAGCCTTTTCTGGTAACATCCCTGCTGCACTGAAGTTAAAATTTCCCTCAGCTAAAGTCACCCACCTTGGAAACTG GTTCACAGTTGACAGCAACCCACGGTGGTGTTGCACATATCTTCTTGATGCATCCGATCCCTTATATGTAGAAATCGGGAAGTTGTTTATAGAAGAACAAATCAGAG AATATGGTAGGACAAGTCATGTATACAACTG TGATACTTTTGATGAGAACACCCCTCCATTGAGTGATCCAAACTATATTTCTTCCTTGGGTGCTGCGACATTCAGGGCAATGCAaagtggtgatgatgatgctatttgGTTAATGCAA GGTTGGTTGTTTACTTACGATCCTTTCTGGGAACCCCCACAAATGAAG GCACTACTGCATTCTGTTCCAGTTGGCCGAATGATTGTTCTCGATCTGTATGCTGAAGTGAAACCAGTATGGATCAATTCTGATCAGTTCTATGGTGTCCCCTACATCTG GTGCATGCTTCATAATTTTGCTGCGGATTTTGAAATGTATGGTGTCTTGGATGCTGTTGCTTCTGGGCCTATTGATGCTCGACTAAGTGAAAACTCCACAATG GTTGGAGTTGGCATGTCTATGGAAGGTATCGAGCAAAATCCTATTGTTTACGACCTTATGTCAGAAATGGGTTTTCATCACAGACAAGTGGATCTTCAG GTATGGATTGAGACATATCCAACAAGAAGATACGGGAAATCAGTTGTTGGATTGCAAGATGCTTGGCGAATTTTGCACCAAACTTTATATAACTGTACAGATGGTAAAAAT GACAAAAACCGGGATGTGATAGTGGCGTTCCCAGATGTTGAGCCTTTTGTTATTCAAACACCAGGATTGTATACGAGAACTAGCAAAAATTATTCTACAATGTCATCAGAGAATTCTGTCGTGAAGGATGCATCCAATGATGCATATGATCAACCACATATATGGTATGATACCATTGCTGTTATACATGCCCTAGAGCTTTTCCTTGAATATGGAGATGAGGTATCTGACAGTAGCACCTTCAG ATATGACCTCGTGGATTTGACTCGTCAGGCTCTGGCCAAATACGCGAACCAAATCTTCCTAAAGATAATCCAAGGCTACAAATCAAACAACATAAACCAAGTGACCACCCTGTGTGAGCGCTTTCTAAACCTTGTTAAGGATCTTGACGTGCTGCTAGCCTCTCATGAGGGATTTCTGCTTGGGCCCTGGTTGGAAAGTGCAAAGGGCCTTGCACGAAGCAAAGAACAAGAGATACAG TACGAATGGAATGCTAGAACCCAGATTACGATGTGGTTTGACAACACTGAAACAAAAGCAAGCCTGTTGCGTGATTACG CAAACAAGTACTGGAGCGGCCTGCTGCGGGACTACTACGGGCCAAGGGCCGCCATCTACTTCAAGCACCTGATATCAAGCTTGAAGAAGAACGAACCTTTTGCGCTGGAAGAATGGAGGAGGGAGTGGATTGGCCTCACCAACAACTGGCAGAGCGACAGGAAGGTCTTCGCGACCACAGCCACCGGAGACGCCCTAAACATCTCCCGGTCGCTGTACATAAAGTACCTGCGCAATGCCGATTCACTTGGGCTAGATGGTATGGACTCGTTCGGAAAGCCTGCAAGCTTGTAA
- the LOC123047083 gene encoding D-3-phosphoglycerate dehydrogenase 1, chloroplastic: MAAPSPTTAAATHHRALLPAPARRAALAPSSALRLPARARGRANRGRICVSAPAAPAASTASPPATAAVAVEGKPTVLVAEKLGAAGLALLREFANVDCSYGLSPEELRAKISLCDALIVRSGTKVGRDVFEASGGRLRVVGRAGVGIDNVDLAAATEHGCLVVNAPTANTVAAAEHGIALLCAMARNVAQADASLKAGKWARTKYVGVSLVGKTLAILGFGKVGSEVARRAKGLGMHVIAHDPYASADRARAIGVDLVSMEEAMTTADFISLHMPLTPSTNKMLNDEAFAKMKKGVRIINVARGGVIDEDALVRALDAGIVAQAALDVFTKEPPAADSKLVLHENVTVTPHLGASTVEAQEGVAIEIAEAVTGALKGELAASAVNAPMVPAEVLSELAPYVMLAEKLGRLAVQLVAGGGGIKSVKVTYASARAPDDLDTRLLRAMITKGVIEPISDVFVNLVNADFTAKQRGIRVSEEKIVMDGSPSPETPLEYIQVQIANVDSKFPSAISDSGLVTVEGRVKDGIPHLTKVGAFEVDVSMEGSLILCRQVDQPGMIGSVGSVLGEENVNVSFMSVGRIAPRKTAIMAIGVDEEPSKATLTKIGEIPAIEEFVFLKL; encoded by the exons ATGGCGGCGCCGTccccgaccaccgccgccgccacccaccaccgcgccctcctcccggCCCCGGCCCGCCGCGCGGCCCTCGCCCCGTCCTCCGcgctccgcctcccggcccgcgccCGCGGCCGCGCCAACCGCGGCCGCATCTGCGTCTccgcgcccgccgcccccgccgcgtcGACCGCGTCCCCGCCCGCGACGGCCGCGGTGGCCGTCGAGGGCAAGCCCACGGTGCTCGTGGCCGAGAAGCTCGGCGCCGCGGGGCTCGCGCTGCTCCGGGAGTTCGCCAACGTCGACTGCTCCTACGGCCTCTCCCCCGAGGAGCTCCGCGCCAAGATCTCGCTCTGCGACGCGCTCATCGTGCGCTCGGGGACCAAGGTCGGCCGCGACGTCTTCGAGGCCTCGGGGGGCCGGCTCCGCGTCGTCGGCCGCGCGGGGGTCGGGATCGACAACGTcgatctcgccgccgccaccgagcaCGGCTGCCTCGTCGTCAACGCGCCCACCGCcaacaccgtcgccgccgccgagcacGGCATCGCGCTGCTCTGCGCCATGGCCCGGAACGTCGCCCAGGCCGACGCCTCGCTCAAGGCTG GTAAATGGGCGCGAACCAAGTATGTTGGTGTGTCTCTTGTTGGCAAAACTCTTGCTATCCTTGGATTTGGAAAGGTCGGGTCAGAGGTCGCACGCCGTGCCAAGGGTCTAGGAATGCACGTGATTGCACACGATCCATATGCCTCTGCTGATCGTGCTCGCGCTATTGGAGTTGACCTAGTAAGCATGGAAGAGGCCATGACAACTGCTGACTTTATCTCGTTGCATATGCCCCTTACTCCTTCAACAAACAAGATGCTCAACGATGAAGCCTTCGCGAAGATGAAGAAGGGCGTTCGGATTATAAATGTTGCCCGTGGTGGTGTGATTGATGAAGATGCTCTAGTCAGGGCTCTTGATGCAGGAATTGTTGCACAG GCTGCTCTTGATGTGTTCACTAAAGAGCCTCCAGCAGCAGACAGCAAGTTAGTGCTGCATGAGAATGTTACTGTGACACCACATCTTGGTGCCAGCACAGTAGAAGCACAG GAAGGAGTGGCTATTGAAATAGCTGAAGCTGTCACTGGAGCTCTGAAAGGGGAGCTTGCAGCTTCTGCGGTCAATGCACCAATGGTTCCTGCTGAG GTGCTGTCAGAGCTTGCACCTTATGTCATGCTCGCTGAAAAGCTTGGGCGCCTAGCTGTCCAGCTAGTTGCTGGTGGTGGCGGTATCAAGTCTGTGAAGGTGACCTATGCATCTGCAAGGGCTCCCGATGATCTTGACACGAGACTTCTCCGTGCGATGATCACCAAGGGTGTGATCGAGCCAATCTCCGACGTTTTCGTCAATCTGGTCAACGCTGACTTCACCGCGAAGCAGAGGGGCATCCGTGTCAGCGAGGAGAAAATCGTGATGGATGGCTCACCCTCACCCGAGACACCTCTCGAGTACATTCAGGTTCAGATAGCCAATGTGGATTCCAAATTCCCGAGTGCGATATCTGACTCTGGATTGGTCACGGTGGAGGGGCGGGTGAAGGACGGCATCCCTCACCTTACCAAGGTCGGAGCGTTCGAGGTGGATGTGAGCATGGAGGGCAGCCTGATCCTGTGCAGGCAGGTGGACCAGCCCGGCATGATCGGGTCGGTCGGAAGCGTCCTGGGCGAGGAGAACGTCAACGTCAGCTTCATGAGCGTCGGGAGGATCGCTCCCCGCAAGACGGCTATCATGGCGATCGGTGTTGATGAGGAGCCCAGCAAGGCCACGCTGACCAAGATCGGGGAGATCCCCGCGATCGAGGAGTTTGTCTTCCTCAAGCTCTAG